The Nocardia sp. BMG51109 nucleotide sequence AAAGCTGTTCTATGACAAGGAAGCTCGCCACGTCGCGGCCGACTCGACAGCAGGGTTTGCCGCGGCCGCCCGCCATGCGCTGTTCTACGCCGCCTGCTCGATCCTCGGCATCTGGGCGGCCCCGGGTACCGCGGAAGACCCGACGCGGCAGGCGATGCTGGCGCTGGCGCTGAACCGGGTGGCCGATCGCCTGCGGGTCGACCACGAGTATCCGGGCTCGCTGACCACCGTGCTGTGGGCCGAGATGACCGCTGCGGCGGGCCGCGACCTCGGCTCGTTCACGGTACTGAAATAGAAACAAAGGGGGCGTGATGCACGACCGATCATTCATCGCCGACTGGTATGCCGAGCTAGGCGATAAACGCACCGAGACGGTGACCTTCTACCGCTATCTGCGAGACGGAAGAGTCTCTCGGACAAGAACTTTCGCCGAGTTTGATCGGGGCGCACGACATGTCGCCGGGCACCTGCGCGAGCTGGCCGAACCGGGCGAGACGGTGATACTGGCATACCCGCAGGGGCTCGAATTCATCGAGGCGCTGCTGGCCTGCATGTACCTTCGGCTGGTCGCCGTGCCGGTGCCGACACCGGATCTCGATCCACGGGCCTTCGCCCGAGTGGTCCGGATCGTCGACGACACCGAGGCCCGATTCGTGCTGACCGACGAGGCCACCAGCGATTCGCTGGCCACCTGGCGCTCGATCGTCGGGCCGGGCGGTGCGGCGCTCGAGGTAGTTGCGTCCGACGTCTTCGCCGCGGCGAAGACGTACACGGGGGAACCGCTCTCCACCCCGGATGACGTTGCGGTACTGCAATATACGTCCGGATCGACCTCCGCCCCGAAAGGAGTGATGGTGACCCAGCGCAATATCGCCGACAACGTGGCCAAGATCCGGGGGGTGATCACGTCCAGCCCTGCCGATTTCGGTGTCAGCTGGATTCCGCACTTCCACGACATGGGCCTGATCGGTCTGCTGCTGCACCCGCTGGGCACCGGCTTCTCCACGGCCTACATGTCGGCCAAGGACTTCGTCCGAGTGCCGCGGCGCTGGCTGGAGCTGATGACCGAACACCGTGCCACCCTGACGGTATCGCCGAACTTCGGCTACGAGCTGGCGGCCAAGCGGGTGGGCAGCACCGGCGGGCTCGATCTGTCGACGTTGCGTGCCGCATTGAACGGTGCCGAGCCGGTGCGCGCGGGCACGATGGAGTTGATGCGCGAGCGCTTCGCGCCGGTCGGCTTCGATCCCATCGCCTGGGTGCCGTGCTACGGAATGGCCGAGGCGACGCTGCTGATCACCGGATGCCCGAGCGAGACCATGCCCACCGTGCGGTCTTTCGACCTCGACCGGCTGGCCACCGAGGGCATCGCCTGCCCGGTGCGGGCCACCGAGCCGGCCAGGATTCTGGTCTCGGTCGGGCCGATCGACGAGCACGAGGTGATCATCGCGCGCGTCGCGGACCACACCCCCGCGCCAGAGGGCGTGGTGGGCGAGATCTGGGCTCGAAATGCCAGCGTCGCCAGGGGATATCGCGGTGACGACGAGCTGACCGCGACCACCTTCCACGCCTACACCGCCGACGGACGCGGCCCGTTCCTGCGGACCGGCGATCTCGGCTTCGCGCTGGCGGGCGAGCTGTACGTCACGGGAAGGCTCAAGGACATCCTGGTGATCAACGGGCGCAACGTGGACGCGATCGACATCGAAGGCGCGGCGCTGGAATGCGTGCCGTGGGCGACCGGCGCGGCCGCGTTCGCCTTCACCGGCGACGACCGCGCGGAGCAGGCCGTGCTCACGGTCGAACTGTTCAACGCGGGCACCGGCCCGGTCGGCTTGACCGATCTGGCCGCCGAGGTATCGGCTCACGTGAACGGCCAGCACCAACTCGGCGCGCTCGGCGTGGTATTCGCCGAGTTCGGCGCGCTGCCGCGCACCACGAGTGGCAAGGTCCGCCGCGCCGAGGCCAGGACGAAGTGGCTCACCGGAGCGCTACCCGTGCTGCACGAGAACACCGCGGCCGCCGACATCCGATTGCGCGGTGCCCAACTGCTTTCCGCAAGCGCGACATCGTGATCCGGCCCGCAGCCACCTTCCGAACAACGATCAGGAACGCCATGACATCCGAACAGCAACACCTCGTCGCGCCCGAAAAAGCCAGTGGGGAACGCCGATTCAGTGACGTACCCAGCCGGACTCACCGCTTCTTCAAGTACATCGCGATGGGCCCGGCGCTGCGCGCCATCGGTCACCTCCAGGTGTACGGCGTGGAGAACATCCCGCACAGCGGCGGCATGATCCTGGCGAGCAACCATCGATCGCCGATCGATCCGCTCTACATCTCGCTCGCTTCGCCGCGTCCGGTGTACTTCTTCGCCAAGTCCGAATACTGGGGCGGCAGGGGGCTCGTGGGGCGGGTGAAGAAGTGGTTCTTCGACAATCAGAATCAGATCGCCACCGACCGCAGCGGCGGTGACGCCGGGCGAACCGCGATCGACACCGCCGCGGAGGTGATTCGCAGCGGCTGCCTGTGGGCGGTGTTCCCGGAGGGAACCCGCACTCCGGACGGTCGAATGTACAAAGGACACACCGGGATTGCCCGGGTGGCTGCTGTCACCGGGGTGCCGGTGCTGCCCGTATCGATCACCGGCACCGACACCATCGACCTGACCAGCCCCAAGTTCTTCCTGCCGACCGAAGTGACGATCAGTTTCGGCACACCGATCGACCCGGTCCCCGCGCCGGCCGACGGTGCCGACTACGACTGGCTGCGCTCGTTCACCGACGCCACCATGCGGTCGCTGGCCGCGTTCAGCGGTCAGGAGTACGTGGACCGCTACTCGAAGGACTTTTCCGTCGTCGGGGGTGAACAGCGGTGAGGGTCTGCGTGATCGGCAGCGGCCTGTTCGGCATCGCGGCCGTCCTGAAACTTCAAGAGGACAAGGACTTACAGGTCAGCTGGATATCCGAGGACACCGAGGCCGGCGGGCTGTGGTGGGAGAGCTCGCGGGCGGGGCGGGTCTACAGCGCGCTCTACATGATCACCTCGCGGAACCGATCCGGCTTCTCGGCCCACCCGATCGAGCCGGGCGAGCGGGACCGCTACCTGCATCACCTGGAATACCGTAGTTACCTGGCGAAGTGCGCGGACCTGTGCACCGACGCCGAACGGGTGTGGGGCGTGCGGGTCACCGCGGTGGTGCCGCACGGCCACCGATGGCGGGTCGAGGGAACACGCACGGCCGGTAATGATTTCGCCGCCGAGTTCGACCAGGTAGTCTCCGCCTGCGGGCACTACCGGGTGCCGCGCTGCGAGATCCCGGTGACGGGCGAGCCGCGGTACGAGGTGCTGCATTCGGCCGACTACCGCAACGGCCGGGACTACCTCGACCGTTCGGTGCTGGTGGTCGGCGCGGGACCGTCCGCGGTCGACATCGCCTGCGATCTGGTGCCTTACGCGTCCGAGGTCGACATCAGCATCCGGCGCGGCAAGTGGATCGCGCCGAAGAGCTTCTTCGGCAAGCCCGTCGATCCGTCCGACGGCGGCGTGATCCTGAAGCTCATCCCGGCACGGCTGCGCACGATGGTCGCGCGCACCGCGGTGCGGATGATGGTCGGCCGCTACGATTGGCTCGGTCTCGACGAACCGGATCACGATCTGTTCGACCAAGTCCCCACGCCCAGTGACTATCTCGTGCCGATGCTGAGCCACCGCAGGCTGACGCGCCGACCGGGCGTCACCGCGCTGCACGACACCGAGGTGGAATTCGACGACGGCACCCGGCGTCGGTACGACGTGGTGCTCGCCGCCACCGGCTACCGGGCCGACACCTCACACCTGCCGGACAGTGTGCGGCAGACCATCGAGCACGACCGGCTGTTCCTGGATGTGGCCGATGCCGAAGCGCCCGGCCTCTATCTACTGAACCAGACCCGCTGCAAGGGCGGCGCAGCGGGCTGTGCGGAGCTGCAGGCCGAGGTCGTGCACCGGATGATCACCGGCGACATCCAGGTCGGAAAGCACCCGCAGGCCGACAATCCGAGCCGCGTTGCGGGCCGGCCACTGCGGGTGGTGCCGCCGCCGAAGTATCGGCGGCGCACCGAAGAACACGTCGGACAGCGCGAGGCCGGAGCGTTCGTCCTGGCTCGCGTGACGGGAGGAAAGCGATGAACGGCGGATTGCTCGACGGTCTGCGCATCGTCGTCACTGGGGCCAACCGTGGGCTCGGTGCGGCGCTGGTGGCCGACGCACGGAAGGCGGGTGCGCAGGTGGTCGGCACCTACCGCGTCGAGCCGCCCGCAGGCCCGAGCGAAGTGCACTGGGTACGCATGGATCTCGGCGTGGACGATGCGGTCGAACGCGGCTTCGCCGAGGCGGCCGAACGGCTCGGCGGTATCGATGCCGTGGTGGCCAACGCGGGAGTCAGCTACAACTCGCTGCTCGCGGCTGCCGATATGAGAGATGTCGAGAGCAGCCTGCTCGTCAATGTCGGCGGTTATGTGCGCACCCTCAAATATGCGGTGCCGCACCTGCGTTCGGCCGACGGCGGTTCGGTGGTCGCGGTCTCGTCGGTGATGGCCGGCGGTGGTATGCCCGGTGCCGGCGTGTATTCGGGCACCAAGGCTGCGATCGAGGCGATCACTCGCACCGCTGCCGCTGAGCTGGCCCGGTTCGGGGTCCGCGTCAACGCGGTCGCGCCCGGCTTCTTCGACACCGGCATGGGCCGGGCGGTGATGGACGACACGCGGATGTTCGAGCGCTACTCCTCCCGAATCCCGATGCGCCGCTTCGGTTCCGCCGATGAGCTGAGTTCGGCGGTGCAATTCTTGCTCTCGCCGATGTCGACCTACGTCACCGGTGCGGTGCTCGGCGTCGATGGCGGTGTGCGGCTGTGAACGTCAGTATCCAACGCCCCCTGGACGGGGTGCGAGTGGTGGAATTCGCCGGGCTCGGCCCCGCGCCGTTCGCGGCGATGCTCCTCGCCGACCTCGGCGCCGATGTGGTTCGGATCGAGCGGCCGGGCCGATTCGACGTGGTCGGATCCCCGGAGCTGGATCCGTTCGTCGACGAGAAGCGTATTGTCCGTCTCGATCTGAAGGACGTGTCCGATCGGATTACCGCGACCGAGCTGATCGCGCGGGCCGATGTGCTGATCGAAGGCTATCGGCCCGGCGTGCTCGAGCGGCTCGGTCTCGGCCCTGACGACTGCCTCACCCGCAATCCATCGCTGGTGTATGCGCGGGTCACCGGTTGGCCCAGTGGGACGCCCGGTGCCGAGCTACCCGGCCACGACATCAACTTCCTGGCCGACCTGGGCATACTGGATATGATCGGCACTGCGGGACAACCGATTCCGCCGCTGAACCTGGTCGCCGATTTCGGCGGCGCAGGCATGGCTCTGGTCACCGGAATCCTCGCCAGGCTCTACACCGTGTCGCGCACCGGCGGTGGCGTCCTGGAGAGTTCGTTGCTGGAGGGCGCCGGTTATTTGGCGGCCATGCTCTGTGGACAGCTGGCGGACGACGCCATCGGTGCCCGCGGCGGCAACCTGCTCGACGGTGGTGCGCCGTTCTATCGCGCCTACCGCTGCCAGGACGAGCGATGGCTCGCGGTCGGCGCGATCGAACCGAAATTCTGGGTGAACTTCCTCGACGGCATTGGTTTGCCGCACCTGGCCGAGCTGCAGCTGGATCGGCAGCGCTGGCCGGTCACCGGTGCCAGGATCGCGGCTCGGATCGCAGAGCTGAGCAGTACCCGGTGGCGCGAGCGATTCGACGGCGTCGAGGCCTGCGTGACCGTGTGCCGCACCTTCGAGGAGGCCGTGCGCGATACGCCGCACCTGTTCTACAAGAGCGGCGGTCACAGCAGGCCCAGCCGGCCGGTCCGGTTCGCGGGCCAACCGGCCGACGCGATCGGCCCGGGTACGGAATGCATTGCTGCGCAGGTTCTTTCGTCATGGAATGCGGATCGCGGCGCATATGCGAGGGAGAAGTAGATGGCTGTCGGAATCGTGGCGATGTCCGGGTACGTCCCGTCGCGGGAAATCGCCGCCACGGACATCGCGGAATGGACCGGTGCAGACGCGCAGCGCATCATCGAGCGCACCGGCGTCGGTCTTCGGCGTTATGCCGCGCCGGGCCAGGCCACCTCGGATCTCGCCGTGCGGGCCGTGCGCGGCTTGCCGGACTTCGACCCGGCGACCATCCGCTACCTTATCGTCGCCACCTCGACGCCGGATCAGCCGCAGCCATCCACCGCCGCGATCGTGCAGGGAAAGCTGGGCCTGGAAGGGGTCCCGGCTTTCGACGTGAACGCCGTCTGCACCGGATTCCTCTACGCACTGGTCATCGGTAGCCGACTGCTCGACGCGGGCGACGACGACGGCATGGTCCTGATGGTCGGCGCCGATCGATACTCGGGCATCGTCGATCGGACAGACTGGCGCACCTGTGCGTTGTTCGGCGACGGGGCGGGGGCGGTGCTGCTCGGGCAGGTGCCGGACGGTTTCGGCATTCGCGGGCACACGCTCACCGCACACGGCAGCCATCGGGACCTGGTCGGCGTGGCCGCGGGCGGTTCTGCGCGCCCGACCACCGGAGACGAACTGGCGGCGGGCGCCGACCGGTTCCGGATGCAGGGTCGGCCGGTGAAGGAGTACGCGCTGGACGCGCTGCCGGAAGTGGTCGACTCGGCCTTGGCGCTGAGCGGTCTCGAGGTCGGCGACGTGCACCGCGCCTTCCTGCACCAGGGCAATGTCCGGCTGGTGGAGGCGTGCGCGGATGTGCTGAAGCTGTCGCGCGACCGGGTGCCGATCACCGCCGACCGATTCGGCAACACCGCGGCGGCATCGATCCCGTTGACCATGGTCGCCGATCGGGACGACACCGCGTTCGCCCGTGGCGAGCATTATCTACTCGCCGGCATCGGCGGGGGCATGACGGCCGGGGCCGTCGTCGCGACTTGGTATTGAGCACAACAGATATCGAAAATTGAGGTACGGGGATGAAATTCAAGGATCCCATCAAGACGACCCTGCCACTCATCCTGCTGGCATTGGCGACCGAGATGGTCATATCCATCGGGGAGAAGAAGGATCGGCAGGAATATCTGAAGGATGTCGGCGCGTCGGTCCTCACCGGCGGCACGGCCCTGGCGCCGTCGACCGCGATGAAGGCGCTGGCGACGGTGCCGTACATGTATCTGTATGAGCATGTGGCACCGAAGAAAAGGAAGATGAACAAGTTCGGTGAATGGCTGGTGTTGTTCGTCGCCGTCGATCTCGGCGTATACGTTTTTCACCGGTCGTCGCATGCGGTGCGCGTGCTCTGGGCCGGGCATCAGGTGCACCACTCGAGCGAGTACCTGAACATCTCCACGGCGTTTCGCCGGAAATGGGCGTTGTGGTTCGACAAGATCATCTGGTTGCCGTTGCCGCTGGCCGGTTTTCATCCCGCGGTGATCTATTTCGTGCACGCGTTTCATCTGGTGTACGGCGCTTTCGCGCACAGCGAGAAGATCGGCACACTGCCCAAGCCGGTGGAGGCCGTGCTGGTGACCCCGTCGCATCATCGGGTACATCACGGCACGCAGCAGCAGTACATCGACAAGAACTTCGGCAGCATCCTGATCCTGTGGGACCGGCTGTTCGGGACATTCGTTCCGGAGGGTGAGCAGCCGGTCTATGGTCTGACGAAGCAGGTGGGCACGTTCAACCTCTGGGAACTGCAGACGTACGAGTTCAAGAACATGATCGCGGACGTGCGATCCGCCAAGAACCGGCGGGAAGCACTCATGTACGTATTCGGCAGGCCGGGCTGGCGGCCTCCTGTAGCATAGCGGCGGTCAGGCGGGGTTCGGTCACCTTGGTCCAAAGGGGCGGAGTAGATGGACATTCGGAAGAGAGTGGCGGCGGAACGAGAGCTCAATCCGTGGGCGATGCTCAGCTCGCTCTGTGTCGGATTCTTTCTCATTCTGGTCGACGCGACGATCGTCGCGGTCGCTCAGCCGAACATTCAGCAGAGTCTCGGCGCCGACCTGAACGGTGTCGTCTGGGTTTCCAGTGCCTATCTGCTCGCCTATGTCTGCCCGCTGCTGATTTCCGGTCGCCTCGGCGACAGTTACGGTCCGAAGCAGATCTATCAGCTCGGTCTGTTGATTTTCACCGTGGCCAGTCTGCTGTGTGCATTGGCGCTGTCGATCGAAATGCTGATCGTCGCGCGCATTGTGCAAGGTGTCGGCGCGGCATTGCTGACACCGCAGACGATGACGTTGATCAACCGGGTGTTCCCGCAGGAAAAGCGCGGCGCGGCAATGGGATTGTGGGGTGCGACGCTCGGGCTCGGCACGCTGGCTGGGCCGCTGCTCGGCGGGCTGATCACCGGCCTGCTCGGCTGGCGCTGGATCTTCTATCTCAACCTGCCGCTCGGTGCCGTGGCGCTGCTGATGGCCTGGCGGTTCGTGCCGGATCTGCCCCGGCGTCGGCACCGGTTCGACTCGGTCAGCGTGGTGCTCTCCACCGTCGGTGTCGCGTCGTTCGTCTTCGCGGTACACACCGGCAATCAACGTCATTGGCCGGTGTGGATCTGGCTGCTCATGGGTTTCGGCGTCGTCATGATCGCATATCTGGCGATTCGTCAACGCTCGCTTGCGGATCCGTTGATTCCACTGTCGCTGTTCCGTGATCGCAACTTCACCGTGTGCACGATCGCCGCGCTGTGCCTCGGCTTCGCGACGGTGGCGATGCTGACCCCGCAGATGTTCTATCTGCAGCTCGTCGGCGGCATGACACCCATCCAGGCAGCGCTCGTCTCGACGCCGATGGCCGTGCTGGCCGTTGGGCTTTCGCCGGTTGTCGGGCGCGTGGTCGACAAGGTGCATCCACGGTACGTACTCGGCACCGGGTTCTTCCTTTTCGCCACGGCGATCCTGCTGTTCGCCGCGATCGCGAAGCCGGGGACTCCGGTCTGGCAGTTGCTCGTGGTATCGGTGCTGGCGGGTATGGCGAGTTCGTGCATCTTCGGACCGCTGAGCGCAACGGCGACAAGACATTTGCCGTCCGTCGCGGCGGGCGCGGCGTCGAGTATGTACAACACGGTGCGGCAGCTGGGTGGAGTACTCGGAAGCGCGGCTATCGCAGCGTCGATCCAGATGGGGGTTTCCGCGGAGCTGGCCGCTCGGATCGGTACCGCGGAACGTCGCGGCGCCGAACCGTTGACGCCGCCGCTGCGCTCCGAACTCGCCGAGGTGATGAGCCATGCCCTGCTGCTGCCCGCCGGCGCGTTCATCGTGGCGACGGTGCTGGCCATCGCATTACACGGGCGGGAGCAGGCGGCCGCGGCGCATGCCACCGAGCGTGCCGACGCGGTGGACGTCGTGGCGGGCTGATCGACCGGGCTCCGGTATGCGACATCGGGCCCGGGGCGACGAGGTGTTTGCGTGCCCGCGGGTGTGGGCTAGTCTGGCCGTGGTCCGGCGGGTGTGTCTGGGTTGGTTGCGCCGGTCGCGGGGACGACCGCCGAACGGGTGGCCGGTCGAGCATTATGAATTCAACAGTTTCGCAGGACAACCGAGGGGAACAGAGCCTCATGTTTTCGTACTGGGTCATCAAATGGATATTGGTGGGCCCCTTGCTCAGGGTGATCGGCAGGCCGAAAGCAGTCAATCGCAGCGTCGTTCCGGTACAGGGACCAGTCATCCTGGCGGCCAACCACAGTTCGATCGGTGACTGGCTCTACCTGTCCCTAATGACCCAGCGGCAGATCCACTATCTGGCCAAGGAAGAGTACTTCGCCGGCCGTGGTGTGAAGGGCTGGTTGTCGAAGTTCGTCTGCACGGCGACCGGTCAGGTGCCGGTGGATCGGCGCGGCGGCGATCCGGCCGAGGCGGCGCTCGCAGCGGCCAAGGGCATCGTGGCTCAGGGCAAGGTGTGGGGCATCTTCCCGGAGGGCACCCGATCTCCGGACGGCAGGCTGTACAAGGGGCGGACCGGTGCCGCGCGCGTCGCACACGACACCGGCGTACCGGTCATCCCAGTCGCCATCCGCGGTGCGGAGATCGTCGCGCCCCGCAAGATGTTTCGGCTGACCATGACATCGTTGCGTCCGGTTCGGCTCATCTACGGCTCGCCGATCTACGTGGTCGACGGCAGCTCGCAAGGCATCCGGGCAGCCACGGACAAGATCATGAAGCAACTCACCACCATGACCGGTCTGGAGTACGTCGACGACTACGCCAGAAAAGGCACCAAAAGCGTTGCGCAGATATTGAAGAAAGCCAGCTGACCTACGCCAAGGGGGTAAGGGGATCGTATGCGGCCAATGCCGAGTTCGGCCCGAATCCGGACGACCGCGACCGCGCGTAGTGAACAAGTGATGCGCGCGTCCGTCACCGCCTTCGCCAGATCCGGCTTCGCCGCCATCAATACCGACGAGATCGCTCGGCTGGCCAGCACTCTCGGGGCTCGACGGGCGAGCCCAGGTACCAGCCGCGCGACGAACGAATGATGCGGTGACGGCGCCGGACCCTCGGCGGGACGAAACACAGTTTGGGTTGCGTCGTAGACGGTGGCACAGATTCAGCCCATCCCAAATTGCAGTTCGCCGCCGCATTCAATTTGACTTTAGA carries:
- a CDS encoding fatty acyl-AMP ligase, which gives rise to MHDRSFIADWYAELGDKRTETVTFYRYLRDGRVSRTRTFAEFDRGARHVAGHLRELAEPGETVILAYPQGLEFIEALLACMYLRLVAVPVPTPDLDPRAFARVVRIVDDTEARFVLTDEATSDSLATWRSIVGPGGAALEVVASDVFAAAKTYTGEPLSTPDDVAVLQYTSGSTSAPKGVMVTQRNIADNVAKIRGVITSSPADFGVSWIPHFHDMGLIGLLLHPLGTGFSTAYMSAKDFVRVPRRWLELMTEHRATLTVSPNFGYELAAKRVGSTGGLDLSTLRAALNGAEPVRAGTMELMRERFAPVGFDPIAWVPCYGMAEATLLITGCPSETMPTVRSFDLDRLATEGIACPVRATEPARILVSVGPIDEHEVIIARVADHTPAPEGVVGEIWARNASVARGYRGDDELTATTFHAYTADGRGPFLRTGDLGFALAGELYVTGRLKDILVINGRNVDAIDIEGAALECVPWATGAAAFAFTGDDRAEQAVLTVELFNAGTGPVGLTDLAAEVSAHVNGQHQLGALGVVFAEFGALPRTTSGKVRRAEARTKWLTGALPVLHENTAAADIRLRGAQLLSASATS
- a CDS encoding 1-acyl-sn-glycerol-3-phosphate acyltransferase, which encodes MTSEQQHLVAPEKASGERRFSDVPSRTHRFFKYIAMGPALRAIGHLQVYGVENIPHSGGMILASNHRSPIDPLYISLASPRPVYFFAKSEYWGGRGLVGRVKKWFFDNQNQIATDRSGGDAGRTAIDTAAEVIRSGCLWAVFPEGTRTPDGRMYKGHTGIARVAAVTGVPVLPVSITGTDTIDLTSPKFFLPTEVTISFGTPIDPVPAPADGADYDWLRSFTDATMRSLAAFSGQEYVDRYSKDFSVVGGEQR
- a CDS encoding NAD(P)/FAD-dependent oxidoreductase, yielding MRVCVIGSGLFGIAAVLKLQEDKDLQVSWISEDTEAGGLWWESSRAGRVYSALYMITSRNRSGFSAHPIEPGERDRYLHHLEYRSYLAKCADLCTDAERVWGVRVTAVVPHGHRWRVEGTRTAGNDFAAEFDQVVSACGHYRVPRCEIPVTGEPRYEVLHSADYRNGRDYLDRSVLVVGAGPSAVDIACDLVPYASEVDISIRRGKWIAPKSFFGKPVDPSDGGVILKLIPARLRTMVARTAVRMMVGRYDWLGLDEPDHDLFDQVPTPSDYLVPMLSHRRLTRRPGVTALHDTEVEFDDGTRRRYDVVLAATGYRADTSHLPDSVRQTIEHDRLFLDVADAEAPGLYLLNQTRCKGGAAGCAELQAEVVHRMITGDIQVGKHPQADNPSRVAGRPLRVVPPPKYRRRTEEHVGQREAGAFVLARVTGGKR
- a CDS encoding SDR family NAD(P)-dependent oxidoreductase, which gives rise to MNGGLLDGLRIVVTGANRGLGAALVADARKAGAQVVGTYRVEPPAGPSEVHWVRMDLGVDDAVERGFAEAAERLGGIDAVVANAGVSYNSLLAAADMRDVESSLLVNVGGYVRTLKYAVPHLRSADGGSVVAVSSVMAGGGMPGAGVYSGTKAAIEAITRTAAAELARFGVRVNAVAPGFFDTGMGRAVMDDTRMFERYSSRIPMRRFGSADELSSAVQFLLSPMSTYVTGAVLGVDGGVRL
- a CDS encoding CaiB/BaiF CoA-transferase family protein; translation: MNVSIQRPLDGVRVVEFAGLGPAPFAAMLLADLGADVVRIERPGRFDVVGSPELDPFVDEKRIVRLDLKDVSDRITATELIARADVLIEGYRPGVLERLGLGPDDCLTRNPSLVYARVTGWPSGTPGAELPGHDINFLADLGILDMIGTAGQPIPPLNLVADFGGAGMALVTGILARLYTVSRTGGGVLESSLLEGAGYLAAMLCGQLADDAIGARGGNLLDGGAPFYRAYRCQDERWLAVGAIEPKFWVNFLDGIGLPHLAELQLDRQRWPVTGARIAARIAELSSTRWRERFDGVEACVTVCRTFEEAVRDTPHLFYKSGGHSRPSRPVRFAGQPADAIGPGTECIAAQVLSSWNADRGAYAREK
- a CDS encoding 3-oxoacyl-ACP synthase III family protein, producing MAVGIVAMSGYVPSREIAATDIAEWTGADAQRIIERTGVGLRRYAAPGQATSDLAVRAVRGLPDFDPATIRYLIVATSTPDQPQPSTAAIVQGKLGLEGVPAFDVNAVCTGFLYALVIGSRLLDAGDDDGMVLMVGADRYSGIVDRTDWRTCALFGDGAGAVLLGQVPDGFGIRGHTLTAHGSHRDLVGVAAGGSARPTTGDELAAGADRFRMQGRPVKEYALDALPEVVDSALALSGLEVGDVHRAFLHQGNVRLVEACADVLKLSRDRVPITADRFGNTAAASIPLTMVADRDDTAFARGEHYLLAGIGGGMTAGAVVATWY
- a CDS encoding sterol desaturase family protein, translated to MKFKDPIKTTLPLILLALATEMVISIGEKKDRQEYLKDVGASVLTGGTALAPSTAMKALATVPYMYLYEHVAPKKRKMNKFGEWLVLFVAVDLGVYVFHRSSHAVRVLWAGHQVHHSSEYLNISTAFRRKWALWFDKIIWLPLPLAGFHPAVIYFVHAFHLVYGAFAHSEKIGTLPKPVEAVLVTPSHHRVHHGTQQQYIDKNFGSILILWDRLFGTFVPEGEQPVYGLTKQVGTFNLWELQTYEFKNMIADVRSAKNRREALMYVFGRPGWRPPVA
- a CDS encoding DHA2 family efflux MFS transporter permease subunit, with the translated sequence MDIRKRVAAERELNPWAMLSSLCVGFFLILVDATIVAVAQPNIQQSLGADLNGVVWVSSAYLLAYVCPLLISGRLGDSYGPKQIYQLGLLIFTVASLLCALALSIEMLIVARIVQGVGAALLTPQTMTLINRVFPQEKRGAAMGLWGATLGLGTLAGPLLGGLITGLLGWRWIFYLNLPLGAVALLMAWRFVPDLPRRRHRFDSVSVVLSTVGVASFVFAVHTGNQRHWPVWIWLLMGFGVVMIAYLAIRQRSLADPLIPLSLFRDRNFTVCTIAALCLGFATVAMLTPQMFYLQLVGGMTPIQAALVSTPMAVLAVGLSPVVGRVVDKVHPRYVLGTGFFLFATAILLFAAIAKPGTPVWQLLVVSVLAGMASSCIFGPLSATATRHLPSVAAGAASSMYNTVRQLGGVLGSAAIAASIQMGVSAELAARIGTAERRGAEPLTPPLRSELAEVMSHALLLPAGAFIVATVLAIALHGREQAAAAHATERADAVDVVAG
- a CDS encoding 1-acyl-sn-glycerol-3-phosphate acyltransferase gives rise to the protein MFSYWVIKWILVGPLLRVIGRPKAVNRSVVPVQGPVILAANHSSIGDWLYLSLMTQRQIHYLAKEEYFAGRGVKGWLSKFVCTATGQVPVDRRGGDPAEAALAAAKGIVAQGKVWGIFPEGTRSPDGRLYKGRTGAARVAHDTGVPVIPVAIRGAEIVAPRKMFRLTMTSLRPVRLIYGSPIYVVDGSSQGIRAATDKIMKQLTTMTGLEYVDDYARKGTKSVAQILKKAS